A single window of Streptomyces aquilus DNA harbors:
- a CDS encoding LysR family transcriptional regulator yields the protein MMELNALRQFLVVARLEHLSRAAEELRLAQPSLSRTIARLESELGTPLFDRGGRLRLNDSGRIFRGHVERALGELDAGRRAVAEAGGEGPGVVRLASETFLTLSGPLAAYKRAHPAVEIALHWSPPEDMARRLRAQEVDLCVASQPIPAEGLESVALFEEQVGVGTPLGHPLAGRTSVTVDELADQPFVTAREGHWLRRLLDRQFAARGLTPRIVCETDEHSAIADLISAGLGIGLAPAIARRSATQAPVAWIPVDSPDCRRTVTLHWGAQNHLPAAARLMRTVITEWEWEVGAGPGG from the coding sequence ATGATGGAGCTGAACGCGCTCAGGCAGTTCCTGGTGGTGGCGCGACTGGAGCACCTCAGCCGGGCCGCCGAGGAGTTGCGTCTCGCCCAGCCGTCGCTGAGTCGGACCATCGCCCGGCTGGAGAGCGAACTGGGCACCCCGCTGTTCGACCGGGGCGGCCGGCTCCGGCTGAACGACAGCGGCAGGATCTTCCGCGGCCACGTCGAACGTGCCCTGGGCGAACTCGACGCGGGACGGCGTGCCGTCGCCGAGGCCGGCGGCGAGGGGCCGGGCGTCGTGCGGCTGGCGTCGGAGACCTTCCTGACCCTCTCCGGACCGCTGGCCGCCTACAAGCGCGCGCATCCCGCCGTCGAGATCGCGCTGCACTGGTCGCCGCCCGAGGACATGGCCCGTCGGCTGCGCGCCCAGGAGGTCGACCTGTGCGTCGCCTCGCAGCCGATCCCCGCCGAGGGGCTGGAGTCCGTGGCGCTGTTCGAGGAGCAGGTGGGCGTGGGCACACCGCTCGGCCATCCGCTGGCCGGGCGCACGTCCGTCACCGTCGACGAACTCGCCGACCAGCCCTTCGTCACCGCGCGCGAAGGGCACTGGCTGCGCCGGCTGCTCGACCGGCAATTCGCGGCGCGGGGTCTCACCCCGCGGATCGTCTGCGAGACCGACGAGCACAGCGCCATCGCCGACCTGATCAGCGCGGGCCTCGGCATCGGCCTCGCCCCCGCGATCGCCCGCCGCAGCGCCACCCAGGCGCCGGTCGCCTGGATCCCGGTGGACAGCCCGGACTGCCGCCGCACGGTCACGCTGCACTGGGGCGCCCAGAACCATCTGCCGGCCGCCGCCCGTCTGATGCGTACGGTGATCACCGAGTGGGAGTGGGAGGTGGGGGCCGGACCCGGCGGGTGA
- a CDS encoding YybH family protein, translated as MRSEEAEIRRHIEKLVEGLQAKDPDALRPLYAPDIVSFDVQPPLQHVGVEAKLKNWEPVFTGFETVRYEIRDLTLTVGDDLAFGHAFGRLGGTLKDGTAIGGMWVRVTYCLRKTGDGWLITHDQVSVPFDIATGKGVVDLEP; from the coding sequence ATGAGAAGCGAGGAAGCAGAGATCCGCCGGCACATCGAGAAGCTCGTCGAGGGCCTCCAGGCCAAGGACCCCGACGCCCTGAGGCCTCTCTACGCGCCGGACATCGTGTCCTTCGACGTCCAGCCACCGCTCCAGCACGTGGGCGTCGAGGCCAAACTCAAGAACTGGGAGCCCGTGTTCACGGGATTCGAGACGGTCAGGTACGAGATCCGCGACCTGACCCTCACCGTGGGCGACGACCTCGCGTTCGGGCACGCCTTCGGCCGTCTCGGCGGCACCCTGAAGGACGGGACGGCGATCGGCGGCATGTGGGTCAGGGTCACCTACTGCCTCCGGAAGACCGGCGACGGATGGCTGATCACGCACGACCAGGTCTCCGTGCCGTTCGACATCGCGACCGGCAAGGGAGTGGTCGACCTCGAACCCTGA
- a CDS encoding 1-aminocyclopropane-1-carboxylate deaminase yields the protein MSLSSYERYPLLFGPSPVHPLERLTAHLGGASLWAKREDCNSGIAYGGNKTRKLEYLVADALAQGCDTLVSIGGVQSNHTRQVAAVAARAGLKCVLVQESWVDWPDAVYDKVGNILISRLAGADVRLVRAGFGIGFKESWEQALREVEESGGTPYAIPAGASDHPLGGLGFAGWAYEVAEQERELGVFFDTVVVCSVTGSTQAGMVAGFAALEEAGGRPRRVLGIDASAKPAATREQIARIAHATGGLIGVKRELTVADVELDERYHAGVYGIPDDTTLAAMRLAARTEGMVTDPVYEGKSMAGMIDLVERGEIGADATVLYAHLGGQPALNAYSALF from the coding sequence ATGTCCCTTTCCTCGTACGAGCGTTACCCGCTCCTCTTCGGACCCTCGCCCGTCCATCCCCTGGAACGCCTCACCGCGCACCTCGGTGGCGCGTCCCTGTGGGCCAAGCGGGAGGACTGCAACTCCGGGATCGCGTACGGCGGGAACAAGACGCGCAAGCTGGAGTACCTCGTCGCCGACGCCCTGGCCCAGGGCTGCGACACCCTCGTCTCCATCGGCGGCGTCCAGTCCAACCACACCCGGCAGGTCGCGGCCGTCGCCGCCCGCGCCGGGCTCAAGTGCGTGCTGGTGCAGGAGAGTTGGGTGGACTGGCCGGACGCGGTCTACGACAAGGTCGGCAACATCCTGATCAGCCGGCTCGCGGGGGCCGACGTACGGCTGGTGCGGGCCGGGTTCGGGATCGGGTTCAAGGAGTCCTGGGAGCAGGCGCTCCGGGAGGTCGAGGAGTCGGGCGGCACGCCGTACGCCATCCCGGCCGGCGCCTCCGACCATCCGCTCGGCGGCCTCGGCTTCGCCGGCTGGGCGTACGAAGTCGCCGAGCAGGAACGGGAGTTGGGGGTCTTCTTCGACACCGTCGTGGTCTGCTCGGTGACCGGCTCCACCCAGGCGGGCATGGTCGCCGGGTTCGCCGCGCTGGAGGAGGCGGGCGGCCGGCCGCGGCGGGTACTCGGGATCGACGCCTCGGCGAAGCCCGCCGCCACCCGGGAGCAGATCGCCAGGATCGCCCACGCCACCGGCGGACTCATCGGTGTGAAGAGGGAGTTGACGGTGGCCGACGTCGAGCTGGACGAGCGCTACCACGCCGGCGTGTACGGCATCCCCGACGACACCACCCTCGCCGCGATGCGTCTCGCCGCCCGCACCGAGGGGATGGTCACCGACCCCGTCTACGAGGGCAAGTCGATGGCCGGGATGATCGACCTCGTCGAACGCGGCGAGATCGGGGCGGACGCGACCGTGCTGTACGCGCACCTGGGCGGGCAGCCGGCGCTGAACGCGTACAGCGCGCTGTTCTAG
- a CDS encoding GntR family transcriptional regulator produces MPRTLLRDRAYAAIRDAIVAGELEPGAVVRDADLAERLGLSRAPVREAFSRLVDEGLLESKPQSYTRVTPVVAADVRDAAAVVGAMHELVTRIAVPRLFAADIEAMRTANERFAAAVGAGDVDGALQADDDLHDVLVRVSGNRAAAATAARYTPLIRRLERRRFGEGGSCRSAGLHERLIAACAAGDVDAAVRVTAEIWRGLAELADSD; encoded by the coding sequence ATACCGCGTACGTTGCTCAGGGACCGCGCCTACGCGGCGATCAGGGACGCCATCGTGGCCGGGGAGCTGGAGCCCGGCGCGGTCGTGCGGGACGCCGATCTCGCCGAGCGGCTCGGACTGTCGCGGGCGCCGGTACGGGAGGCGTTCTCGCGGCTCGTCGACGAAGGGCTGCTGGAGAGCAAGCCGCAGAGCTACACCCGGGTGACGCCGGTCGTGGCCGCCGACGTACGGGACGCCGCCGCGGTCGTCGGCGCCATGCACGAGCTGGTCACCCGGATCGCCGTGCCCCGGCTGTTCGCCGCGGACATCGAGGCCATGCGCACGGCCAACGAACGGTTCGCCGCGGCCGTCGGCGCGGGTGACGTGGACGGCGCGCTCCAGGCCGACGACGACCTCCACGACGTCCTCGTCCGCGTCAGCGGCAACCGCGCCGCCGCCGCGACCGCCGCCCGCTACACCCCCCTCATCCGCAGACTGGAACGCCGCCGCTTCGGCGAGGGCGGCAGCTGCCGCTCGGCCGGGCTGCACGAGCGGCTCATCGCGGCCTGCGCGGCCGGTGACGTGGACGCGGCGGTGCGGGTCACCGCGGAGATCTGGCGCGGGCTGGCCGAGCTCGCGGACAGCGACTGA
- a CDS encoding TROVE domain-containing protein, which yields MSRFNRKTARAQPTSRVTSTGRVLRTFQGGRGRERDARSELFLLAVANFVSQQTFYETGADRDDRFATLVRELAVTDPEWTAGLLGWLRGEGNLRTASVVGAAEYVKARLDAGATGGPSNRQVVDSVLRRPDEPGELLAYWTATYGRNVPKPVKRGVADAVRRLYSGKSLLKYDTAAKGYRFGDILNLVHAVPDPDKPWQGELFRYALDRRHNPDTAVPPASNRTLVAHRELMALPVAERRAVVTSAGGAERLAAAGMTWEALAGWLQGPMDKAAWEAVIPSMGAMALVRNLRNFDQAGVSDEVAAQVAARISDPAEVARSRQFPFRYLAAYQHAPSLRWAYPLEQALGHSLANVPALPGRTLVLVDRSGSMWGRLSDRSQLNRADAAAIFGTALALRAERADLVQFGTTSAEVRFRKGESVLKILERFGNLGGTDTTGAVRRHYRRHDRVLIVTDEQYAYSHYGDPTEQVPADVPVYTWNLAGYRAGHGPSGTANRHTFGGLSDAAFRMVPLLESARDADWPWAA from the coding sequence ATGTCGCGATTCAACAGGAAGACAGCACGGGCGCAGCCCACTTCGCGCGTCACCTCCACGGGCCGCGTGCTGCGCACCTTCCAGGGCGGCCGAGGCCGTGAGCGGGACGCGCGCTCCGAGCTCTTTCTGCTCGCCGTCGCCAACTTCGTCTCCCAGCAGACCTTCTACGAGACCGGCGCCGACCGCGACGACCGCTTCGCGACGCTCGTGCGGGAGCTCGCCGTCACCGACCCGGAGTGGACCGCAGGCCTGCTCGGCTGGCTGCGCGGCGAGGGCAACCTCCGTACCGCCTCCGTCGTCGGCGCCGCCGAGTACGTGAAGGCGCGCCTCGACGCGGGCGCCACCGGCGGCCCCTCCAACCGGCAGGTCGTCGACTCCGTGCTCCGGCGTCCGGACGAGCCCGGCGAGCTGCTCGCATACTGGACGGCGACCTACGGCCGCAATGTGCCCAAGCCCGTCAAGCGCGGCGTCGCCGACGCCGTACGACGTCTCTACAGCGGAAAGTCGCTGCTGAAGTACGACACCGCGGCCAAGGGCTACCGCTTCGGCGACATCCTCAACCTGGTGCACGCGGTGCCCGACCCGGACAAGCCGTGGCAGGGCGAGCTGTTCCGGTACGCCCTCGACCGCCGGCACAACCCGGACACGGCCGTGCCGCCCGCGTCGAACCGGACGCTGGTCGCCCACCGTGAGCTGATGGCGCTGCCGGTCGCGGAGCGGCGCGCGGTCGTCACGTCCGCGGGCGGCGCCGAGCGGCTCGCCGCGGCCGGGATGACCTGGGAGGCGCTGGCCGGGTGGTTGCAGGGGCCGATGGACAAGGCGGCCTGGGAGGCGGTCATTCCGTCCATGGGCGCGATGGCGCTCGTGCGGAATCTCCGCAACTTCGACCAGGCCGGGGTCTCCGACGAGGTCGCGGCCCAGGTCGCGGCCCGGATCAGTGACCCGGCGGAGGTCGCGCGGTCGCGGCAGTTCCCCTTCCGGTACCTCGCCGCGTACCAGCACGCGCCGTCGCTGCGCTGGGCGTACCCGCTGGAGCAGGCGCTCGGCCACTCGCTGGCCAACGTGCCCGCGCTGCCCGGCCGGACGCTCGTCCTCGTCGACCGCTCGGGCTCGATGTGGGGCCGGCTGTCCGACCGCTCGCAGCTCAACCGGGCGGACGCGGCGGCGATCTTCGGCACGGCGCTCGCGCTGCGCGCGGAGCGGGCGGACCTGGTGCAGTTCGGCACCACCAGCGCCGAGGTGCGGTTCCGCAAGGGCGAGTCGGTGCTCAAGATCCTGGAGCGCTTCGGCAACCTGGGCGGCACCGACACCACGGGCGCGGTGCGCCGGCACTACCGCAGGCACGACCGGGTGCTGATCGTCACCGACGAGCAGTACGCGTACAGCCACTACGGCGACCCGACCGAGCAGGTCCCCGCCGACGTGCCGGTCTACACCTGGAACCTGGCCGGCTACCGGGCGGGCCACGGCCCGTCGGGCACGGCGAACCGGCACACCTTCGGGGGCCTGTCGGACGCGGCGTTCCGGATGGTGCCGCTGCTGGAGAGCGCCCGCGACGCCGACTGGCCGTGGGCGGCCTGA
- a CDS encoding alkaline phosphatase PhoX — MSLTRRDFARNSAITGAGVALAGSVGALATAPQALASTDIDAESGADARGGVGYGPLIPDPDGILALPAGFKYRVITYSGKTKLESGEITPSNHDGTATFDGPRGTTLLVNNHELKGPRANWKYPVPLTEGLVYDPAASGGCTVVEVRPGGHVAEWVGIAGTSTNCAGGRTPWDTWLTCEETEDKAGTNGMTKDHGYVFEVDPIDHRANRAPKPLKFFGRYAHEAVVIDPRRGHAYLTEDAAGPNGLLFRWTPPQGFEHGRGKLRTLADDAGALQAFKCFDSGGQFVDDLSRATKIGTVYGVDWVDVPDRDAKTVAVRKQFSDGQVTRARKLEGMWWGDGGAYIVSSYARTESPVQHDGQVWFYDPKRRTLTLKVLLGVNPDPSVDGAFDGPDNITVSPYGGLVIAEDGEGVQHLFGATDSGKTYPIARNELNIGTEEEPEYSEFTGVTFSCDGRTLFANIQTPGIMLAITGPWKRQKRG; from the coding sequence CGCGCCGCAAGCCCTCGCGTCCACCGACATCGACGCCGAGAGCGGGGCGGACGCTCGCGGCGGAGTCGGCTACGGGCCCCTGATCCCCGACCCCGACGGCATCCTCGCGCTGCCCGCCGGGTTCAAGTACCGCGTCATCACCTACAGCGGCAAGACCAAGCTGGAGTCGGGCGAGATCACCCCGTCCAACCACGACGGCACGGCCACCTTCGACGGCCCCCGCGGCACCACCCTGCTCGTCAACAACCACGAGCTGAAGGGCCCGCGCGCCAACTGGAAGTACCCCGTGCCGCTCACCGAGGGCCTGGTCTACGACCCCGCCGCGTCCGGCGGCTGCACGGTCGTCGAGGTCCGCCCCGGCGGGCACGTCGCCGAGTGGGTCGGCATCGCCGGCACCTCCACCAACTGCGCGGGCGGCCGCACCCCTTGGGACACCTGGCTCACCTGCGAGGAGACCGAGGACAAGGCCGGCACCAACGGCATGACCAAGGACCACGGCTACGTCTTCGAGGTCGACCCGATCGACCACCGCGCCAACCGCGCCCCCAAGCCCCTGAAGTTCTTCGGCCGTTACGCCCACGAGGCCGTCGTCATCGACCCCAGGCGCGGCCACGCCTACCTCACCGAGGACGCCGCCGGCCCCAACGGCCTGCTCTTCCGCTGGACCCCGCCCCAGGGCTTCGAGCACGGCCGCGGCAAGCTGCGCACCCTCGCCGACGACGCCGGCGCCCTCCAGGCCTTCAAGTGCTTCGACTCCGGCGGCCAGTTCGTCGACGACCTCTCCCGCGCCACCAAGATCGGCACCGTCTACGGCGTCGACTGGGTGGACGTCCCCGACCGCGACGCCAAGACCGTCGCCGTCCGCAAGCAGTTCTCCGACGGACAGGTCACCCGCGCCCGCAAGCTGGAGGGCATGTGGTGGGGTGACGGCGGCGCCTACATCGTCTCCTCCTACGCCCGCACGGAGAGCCCCGTCCAGCACGACGGCCAGGTCTGGTTCTACGACCCCAAGCGCCGCACCCTCACCCTGAAGGTGCTCCTCGGCGTCAACCCCGACCCCTCCGTCGACGGCGCCTTCGACGGCCCCGACAACATCACCGTCTCCCCGTACGGCGGCCTCGTCATCGCCGAGGACGGCGAGGGCGTCCAGCACCTCTTCGGCGCCACGGACAGCGGCAAGACGTACCCGATCGCCCGCAACGAACTCAACATCGGCACCGAAGAGGAGCCCGAGTACAGCGAGTTCACCGGCGTCACCTTCTCCTGCGACGGCCGGACCCTCTTCGCCAACATCCAGACGCCGGGCATCATGCTCGCCATCACCGGCCCCTGGAAGCGCCAGAAGCGCGGCTGA
- a CDS encoding TerD family protein — protein sequence MTPGSNIPLSAARVTVDVAAPVRLDVSGLLLTADGKVRSDDDFIFYNQPNGPGVTYRSGGGAAPDAILVDTAAVPPGIEKIVVTASPDAAGQTFQGIEPTATIRNADDHSVLATFTPPQLGTETALVVVEIYLRNGAWKARAVGQGYANGLAGIATDFGVTVEEPAPAPVAPPQPVAPPVAPPQPTIQTPVTPPAPPMSTPPPPAQAPGAGKINLDKGRVSLQKNQTVSLVKGGRPLLSQVKMGLGWEPAYRGKDIDLDASVIAYGPQRNHIDSCYFGKLSIVGGAIKHSGDNLTGEGGGDDEVIVVDLGRLPQEVTGLVFTVNSFSGQKFTEVAKAYCRLLDAATGEELVRFDLTNAEAQTGVMMAKLIKQFSGEWEMTAMGDFVKSRTVRGMVKPAAQAL from the coding sequence ATGACCCCCGGCTCGAACATCCCTCTCTCCGCCGCGCGCGTGACGGTGGACGTCGCCGCCCCGGTGCGGCTCGACGTATCGGGCCTGCTGCTCACCGCCGACGGCAAGGTGCGCTCCGACGACGACTTCATCTTCTACAACCAGCCCAACGGCCCGGGCGTGACCTACCGCTCGGGCGGCGGCGCGGCACCGGACGCGATCCTCGTGGACACCGCCGCCGTCCCCCCGGGCATCGAGAAGATCGTCGTCACGGCCAGCCCGGACGCCGCCGGCCAGACCTTCCAGGGCATCGAACCGACGGCCACCATCCGCAACGCCGACGACCACTCCGTCCTCGCCACCTTCACGCCCCCGCAGCTCGGCACCGAGACGGCGCTGGTGGTCGTGGAGATCTACCTGCGCAACGGCGCCTGGAAGGCCCGCGCGGTCGGCCAGGGCTACGCCAACGGCCTGGCCGGCATCGCCACCGACTTCGGCGTGACGGTCGAGGAGCCGGCCCCGGCCCCGGTGGCACCGCCCCAGCCGGTCGCCCCGCCGGTCGCCCCGCCGCAGCCCACGATCCAGACCCCGGTCACCCCGCCGGCCCCGCCGATGAGCACGCCCCCGCCGCCGGCGCAGGCGCCCGGCGCCGGGAAGATCAACCTCGACAAGGGCCGCGTCAGCCTCCAGAAGAACCAGACCGTGTCCCTGGTCAAGGGCGGCCGCCCGCTGCTCTCCCAGGTCAAGATGGGCCTCGGCTGGGAGCCTGCGTACCGCGGCAAGGACATCGACCTGGACGCCTCGGTCATCGCCTACGGCCCGCAGCGCAACCACATCGACAGCTGCTACTTCGGCAAGCTGTCGATCGTCGGCGGCGCGATCAAGCACTCCGGCGACAACCTCACGGGTGAGGGCGGTGGCGACGACGAGGTGATCGTCGTCGACCTCGGCCGCCTCCCGCAGGAGGTCACGGGCCTGGTCTTCACCGTGAACTCCTTCTCCGGCCAGAAGTTCACCGAGGTCGCCAAGGCCTACTGCCGCCTCCTGGACGCCGCCACCGGCGAGGAACTGGTCCGCTTCGACCTCACCAACGCCGAGGCCCAGACCGGCGTGATGATGGCGAAGCTGATCAAGCAGTTCTCCGGTGAGTGGGAGATGACGGCGATGGGCGACTTCGTGAAGTCGCGCACGGTCCGGGGAATGGTGAAGCCGGCCGCCCAGGCCCTGTAA